A single genomic interval of Cucumis sativus cultivar 9930 chromosome 7, Cucumber_9930_V3, whole genome shotgun sequence harbors:
- the LOC101212947 gene encoding uncharacterized protein LOC101212947, with product MENMKHTTTIMNLKAIEATAESFAEYGQVIQATDDRAEFGNEDAQLDLTNGIPRFYILHIENRPFEFSKITHHARVTQCLGSVDREAWYLGVAKASIVEGDEVNGGGGGRKLRSESGGHLYVAPNVDEIRAFKISGAKFVKLNKGTWHAGPLFRENARDFYNLELTNTNIVDHTCYNIGEENRVVFHIED from the exons ATGGAAAATATGAAACacacaacaacaataatgaaCCTAAAAGCCATTGAAGCAACAGCAGAGAGCTTCGCGGAGTACGGTCAAGTAATCCAAGCTACCGACGACCGCGCTGAATTCGGTAATGAAGATGCTCAATTGGATCTCACCAACGGAATCCCTAG GTTTTACATCCTTCACATCGAAAATCGCCCATTTGAATTCTCCAAGATAACGCATCACGCCAGAGTAACGCAGTGCTTGGGCTCCGTGGATCGGGAGGCTTGGTATCTCGGAGTGGCGAAGGCGTCGATTGTTGAGGGAGACGAGGTCaatggaggaggaggaggaaggaAATTGAGGTCGGAGAGCGGCGGACATTTATATGTGGCGCCCAATGTGGATGAAATTCGGGCGTTTAAGATATCGGGGGCCAAGTTTGTGAAGCTGAATAAAGGGACATGGCATGCGGGTCCTCTGTTTAGAGAGAACGCCAGAGATTTCTACAACTTGGAATTGACTAATACTAAT ATTGTTGATCATACTTGTTACAACATTGGAGAAGAAAATCGGGTAGTATTTCACATTGAGGATTAG
- the LOC101210098 gene encoding protein trichome berefringence-like 7: MVVHNNFNNNQTSYSNLQSLKNGKQKTILHSCLNQVWIIPSLFTLLIAIACVYTLIFPNIHKILQIYNFTVTSEILEASPAVESTDCDVFDGRWVEDDSRYPIYNSTDCPFAERGFSCFENGRKDKEYLRWQWKPKKCNIPRFDVEKALEMLRGKRVVFVGDSLSRTQWESWVCMLMEGVKNKESVYEINGSKITKTIRHLGVRFKDHNITVDFYRSVFLMNKSYDVPAGAPKNVRMTVRLDLVDDISDQWIDSDLLVFNTGGWWTENRLFNEMRCFFQIGNSLEFGISVIDGYKMALNTWADWAEANINPNRTTLFFRTIESTHWRGPNQCDVSEKPLNETKGKEKSEKSDIIMETVEKKMKRVAVRIMHLTPMGSYRSDAHVGNWGDNPSVQDCGHWCLPGFPDIWNEIIISHFLPKIPSFSS; this comes from the exons atGGTGGTTCATAACAATTTCAACAACAATCAAACTTCTTATTCAAACCTTCAAAGCCTAAAAAATgggaaacaaaaaacaatccTTCACTCATGTTTAAACCAAGTTTGGATAATCCCTTCCCTATTTACATTGCTCATCGCCATTGCTTGTGTGTACACACTCATCTTCCCAAACATCCACAAAATTCTCCAAATCTACAACTTCACTGTAACATCTGAAATCCTAGAAGCCAGTCCAGCTGTCGAGTCTACCGATTGTGACGTCTTCGACGGGCGATGGGTTGAAGACGATTCCAGGTATCCAATCTACAACTCGACGGATTGTCCATTTGCGGAGAGAGGTTTTAGTTGCTTTGAAAATGGGAGAAAGGACAAGGAGTACTTGAGATGGCAATGGAAGCCAAAGAAGTGCAATATCCCGAGGTTCGACGTCGAAAAAGCGTTGGAGATGTTGAGGGGGAAGCGTGTGGTGTTTGTGGGGGATTCGTTGAGCAGAACGCAATGGGAATCATGGGTATGCATGTTGATGGAGGGAGTGAAGAACAAGGAAAGTGTATATGAAATCAATGGgagtaaaataacaaagacTATTAGGCATTTGGGAGTGAGATTTAAGGATCACAATATCACTGTGGATTTCTATAGGTCAGTGTTTTTGATGAACAAGAGTTATGACGTACCTGCAGGTGCACCTAAAAACGTTAGGATGACCGTTCGATTGGATTTGGTAGATGATATTAGTGATCAATGGATTGATTCAGATTTGTTGGTTTTTAATACTGGTGGTTGGTGGACCGAAAATCGTCTTTTTAATGAGAT GAGGTGCTTCTTCCAAATAGGGAACTCtttggaatttggaatttCGGTGATTGATGGATACAAGATGGCACTAAATACTTGGGCTGATTGGGCAGAAGCTAATATCAACCCCAATAGAACTACCCTTTTCTTTCGCACTATTGAGTCTACTCACTGGAG AGGTCCTAATCAATGCGATGTGAGTGAAAAACcattaaatgaaacaaaagggaaagagaagaGTGAAAAATCAGACATAATAATGGAGACtgtggagaagaagatgaagagagtTGCAGTGAGAATTATGCATTTAACACCAATGGGATCTTATAGAAGTGATGCTCATGTGGGAAATTGGGGAGACAATCCTTCTGTCCAAGACTGTGGCCATTGGTGTCTTCCTGGCTTTCCTGATATTTGGAATGAAATTATCATATCtcattttcttcctaaaaTACCATCTTTTAGCTCATAG